A genomic window from Candidatus Kouleothrix ribensis includes:
- a CDS encoding GlsB/YeaQ/YmgE family stress response membrane protein, which translates to MGIIAWLVFGAVAGWVASMIAGTNERQGCLLNIIVGVVGAFIGGFVYSLLTGRQLDFGFDLTSFLVAVAGAVILLFLITSSQRRRRR; encoded by the coding sequence ATGGGGATTATTGCATGGTTGGTCTTTGGCGCGGTTGCGGGCTGGGTCGCAAGCATGATCGCCGGCACAAACGAGCGGCAGGGCTGCTTGCTGAACATTATTGTCGGCGTAGTCGGCGCGTTTATCGGTGGGTTTGTGTATTCATTGCTCACGGGGCGCCAGCTCGACTTCGGCTTCGACCTGACCAGCTTCCTGGTGGCAGTGGCCGGGGCAGTGATCTTGCTGTTTTTAATCACCAGCTCGCAGCGCCGGCGCCGGCGCTAG
- a CDS encoding GlsB/YeaQ/YmgE family stress response membrane protein: MGLISWIIFGALAGWVASIATGRSERQGCLTNVIVGVLGAFIGGFIVEWLTGATVTYAWNWRSFGVAVIGAVVLLAITGWGQRRQR; the protein is encoded by the coding sequence ATGGGACTGATCTCGTGGATCATCTTTGGGGCGCTGGCTGGCTGGGTGGCGAGCATTGCGACCGGCCGCAGCGAGCGCCAGGGCTGCCTGACGAATGTAATCGTCGGTGTGTTGGGCGCGTTCATTGGTGGGTTTATTGTCGAGTGGCTCACCGGCGCAACCGTGACGTATGCGTGGAACTGGCGCAGCTTTGGCGTTGCCGTGATTGGCGCGGTAGTACTATTGGCGATCACCGGCTGGGGCCAACGCCGGCAGCGTTAG